A window of the Streptomyces sp. NBC_00454 genome harbors these coding sequences:
- a CDS encoding TetR/AcrR family transcriptional regulator, translating into MGRPKNFEPDVVIAQAMEAFWTNGYAGTSPADLAEATGVAKGSLYHAFGSKRELFGKALELYDRAGSEMTEELLARPGATRECIRDYLIFLVDTDLNGPVRRGCLGANTALELGGRDEEATRAVQRMGQHTIQLLTARIEQGRRDGDVAPEVDAGAQAQFLLNTIVGLRVMAKSFDRPILHGIIDTALAGL; encoded by the coding sequence ATGGGCAGGCCGAAGAACTTCGAACCGGACGTGGTCATCGCGCAGGCGATGGAGGCTTTCTGGACCAATGGCTACGCCGGCACCTCCCCCGCCGATCTCGCGGAGGCCACCGGGGTGGCCAAGGGGAGCCTGTACCACGCCTTCGGATCCAAGCGTGAGCTGTTCGGCAAGGCCCTCGAGCTCTACGATCGCGCCGGCTCCGAGATGACCGAGGAGCTCCTCGCGCGGCCCGGTGCGACCAGGGAGTGCATCCGCGACTACCTGATCTTCCTGGTGGATACGGACCTGAACGGGCCCGTCAGGCGTGGCTGCCTCGGCGCCAACACCGCGCTGGAGCTCGGCGGTCGGGACGAGGAGGCCACCCGGGCGGTTCAGCGCATGGGGCAGCACACCATCCAGCTCCTCACCGCCCGGATCGAGCAGGGGCGACGCGACGGTGATGTCGCCCCGGAGGTCGACGCCGGGGCGCAGGCCCAGTTCCTCCTGAACACGATCGTGGGGCTGCGCGTCATGGCCAAGTCGTTCGACAGGCCGATCTTGCACGGGATCATCGAC
- a CDS encoding aliphatic sulfonate ABC transporter substrate-binding protein: MSAARPLSTLRAIAVTAALPLLLTACGYQAEAKKGDGKTNLAADADKPLSASEVRIGYFPNLTHATALVGLQEGLIQKELGSTTIRPQTFNAGPSEIEALNGGSLDIGFIGPSPSINGYVKSKGSNLRIISGSASGGVKLVVNPEKIKTLDDLKGKKIATPQKGNTQDVAFLNWIAEKGWNVDPESGKGDVSVVRTDNKVTPDAFKQGSIDGAWVPEPTASKLVSDGGKVLLDEGFLWPENKFVITNIVVSQKFLKEHPDVVEAVLRGTVRTNGWIHAHQDQAKVSANTKLAADTGKPLEAEVIRPAWPSLAVTDDPLAATLKKQADHAVKAKFIEQPDLNGIYDLRLLNKVLKAAGKPEVSDAGLGAK; this comes from the coding sequence GTGTCTGCCGCAAGACCGCTCAGCACCCTGCGAGCCATCGCCGTAACAGCGGCGCTTCCCCTCTTACTCACGGCCTGCGGCTACCAGGCCGAGGCGAAGAAGGGGGACGGGAAGACAAACCTCGCTGCTGATGCCGACAAGCCGCTGTCGGCTTCCGAGGTCCGCATCGGCTACTTCCCGAACCTGACGCACGCCACCGCTCTGGTCGGCCTCCAGGAAGGGCTGATCCAGAAGGAGTTGGGCTCCACGACGATCAGGCCGCAGACCTTCAATGCCGGTCCGTCCGAGATCGAGGCGCTCAACGGGGGCTCTCTCGACATTGGTTTCATCGGTCCCTCGCCGTCGATCAACGGCTACGTGAAGTCCAAGGGTTCGAACCTGCGGATCATCTCCGGCTCTGCCTCGGGTGGCGTGAAGCTGGTGGTGAACCCGGAGAAGATCAAGACTCTGGATGACCTCAAGGGCAAGAAGATCGCCACTCCGCAGAAGGGGAACACGCAGGACGTCGCGTTCCTCAACTGGATCGCCGAAAAGGGCTGGAACGTCGACCCCGAGTCCGGCAAGGGCGACGTCTCCGTCGTCCGCACCGACAACAAGGTCACCCCGGACGCCTTCAAGCAGGGCTCCATCGACGGCGCCTGGGTGCCGGAGCCCACCGCCTCCAAGCTCGTCTCCGACGGCGGCAAGGTCCTTCTCGACGAGGGCTTCCTGTGGCCGGAGAACAAGTTCGTGATCACGAACATCGTCGTGTCGCAGAAGTTCCTCAAGGAGCACCCGGATGTGGTCGAGGCCGTGCTGCGCGGCACGGTCAGGACGAACGGGTGGATCCACGCCCATCAGGACCAGGCGAAGGTTTCCGCGAACACCAAGCTCGCCGCGGACACCGGTAAGCCGCTCGAGGCGGAGGTCATCCGCCCGGCGTGGCCGAGCTTGGCGGTCACCGACGACCCGCTGGCTGCGACGCTGAAGAAGCAGGCCGACCACGCGGTCAAGGCCAAGTTCATCGAGCAGCCCGACCTGAACGGCATCTACGACCTGCGGCTTCTGAACAAGGTACTCAAGGCGGCGGGCAAGCCTGAGGTCTCCGACGCCGGTCTCGGCGCCAAGTAG
- a CDS encoding putative leader peptide produces MCRPHVLVHHVGKLLGGRLPSVKIPGNQVRKLGSCEVAVRTPHHPRRLLPPLTTRRHIDLVRTSSAICQPA; encoded by the coding sequence GTGTGCCGGCCGCATGTGCTCGTCCATCATGTGGGCAAGCTCTTGGGCGGGCGACTCCCGTCTGTCAAGATTCCTGGCAACCAGGTGAGAAAACTAGGGAGTTGCGAGGTGGCCGTGCGAACACCGCACCATCCGCGCCGTCTGCTGCCCCCGCTTACCACCCGTCGGCACATCGACCTGGTTCGGACGTCCAGCGCCATCTGTCAGCCTGCCTGA